In the Helicobacter pylori genome, one interval contains:
- the hofC gene encoding outer membrane beta-barrel protein HofC — MKLKKRKVATTLLKRFTLPLLFTTGSLGAVTYEVHGDFINFSKVGFNHSPINPVKGIYPTETFVNLTGKLEGSVHLGRGWTVNLGGVLGGQVYDSTKYDRWAKDFTPPSYWDKTSCGTDSLSLCMNATKMWQQQGPGGIIDPRGIGWEYMGEWNGLFPNYYPANAYLPGGSRRYQVYKANLTYDSSRVHMVMGRFDVTEQEQMDWVYQLFQGFYGTFKLTNKMKFLLFSSWGRGIADGQWLFPIYREKPWGIHKAGIIYRPTKNWMIHPYVYLIPEVGTLPGFKVEYDTNPEFSGRGIRNRTTFYALYDYRWNNAEYGRYAPARYNTWDPFLDNGKWRGLQGPGGATLFLRHHIDINNYFVVGGAYLNIGNPNMNLGTWGNIIAVDGIEQWVGSIYSLGFAGIDNITDADAFTEYVKGGGKHGKFSWSVYQRFTTAPRALEYGIGMYLDYQFSKHVKAGLKLVWLEFQIRAGYNPGTGFLGPNGQPLNLNNGLFESSAFAQGPQNMGGIAKSITQDRSHLMTHISYSF; from the coding sequence ATGAAATTAAAGAAACGAAAAGTTGCGACTACATTGCTAAAGCGTTTTACCTTACCACTATTGTTCACTACGGGTTCATTAGGGGCGGTTACTTATGAAGTGCATGGGGATTTTATCAACTTCTCCAAAGTGGGTTTTAACCATTCGCCTATTAACCCTGTTAAAGGTATCTATCCCACAGAAACTTTTGTTAACCTTACGGGTAAGCTAGAGGGGTCTGTGCATTTAGGTAGAGGATGGACCGTGAATTTAGGCGGTGTTTTGGGCGGACAAGTTTATGATAGCACTAAGTATGACAGGTGGGCAAAGGATTTTACCCCCCCAAGCTATTGGGATAAAACTTCTTGCGGCACTGATTCTTTGAGTCTTTGTATGAATGCCACTAAAATGTGGCAGCAACAAGGGCCAGGCGGTATTATTGACCCTAGAGGTATTGGTTGGGAATATATGGGTGAGTGGAACGGCTTGTTCCCTAACTACTATCCGGCTAACGCCTACTTGCCTGGGGGTTCAAGGCGCTATCAAGTTTATAAAGCGAATCTTACCTATGATAGTAGCAGAGTCCATATGGTAATGGGGCGCTTTGATGTTACGGAGCAGGAGCAAATGGATTGGGTTTACCAATTGTTCCAAGGTTTTTACGGGACTTTCAAGCTCACGAATAAGATGAAGTTCTTGCTCTTTAGCTCTTGGGGTCGTGGTATCGCTGACGGTCAATGGTTGTTCCCTATCTATCGTGAAAAGCCTTGGGGTATTCATAAAGCCGGTATTATTTATCGCCCTACAAAGAATTGGATGATCCACCCTTATGTGTATCTTATCCCAGAAGTAGGCACATTGCCCGGTTTTAAAGTAGAGTATGATACCAATCCTGAGTTTAGCGGTAGGGGCATTAGGAATAGAACGACTTTCTATGCGTTGTATGACTATCGTTGGAATAACGCTGAATACGGTCGTTACGCGCCCGCTCGTTATAACACTTGGGATCCGTTCTTGGATAATGGTAAGTGGCGTGGCTTGCAAGGTCCTGGTGGTGCGACGCTCTTTTTACGCCACCATATAGACATTAACAACTACTTTGTGGTTGGTGGTGCTTATCTCAACATTGGTAACCCTAACATGAACTTAGGTACTTGGGGTAACATCATCGCTGTGGATGGTATCGAACAATGGGTTGGCAGTATCTACAGCTTAGGGTTTGCGGGGATTGACAACATTACCGACGCTGACGCGTTCACCGAGTATGTTAAAGGTGGAGGCAAGCATGGTAAGTTCAGTTGGAGCGTTTATCAGCGCTTCACTACCGCTCCAAGGGCTTTGGAATATGGTATCGGTATGTATCTAGACTATCAGTTCAGCAAGCATGTTAAAGCGGGTCTCAAACTCGTGTGGTTAGAGTTCCAAATTCGTGCGGGTTACAACCCTGGAACCGGTTTCCTTGGGCCAAACGGGCAACCGCTTAACTTGAATAATGGTTTGTTTGAATCTTCTGCGTTCGCGCAAGGCCCTCAAAACATGGGCGGTATCGCAAAAAGCATTACTCAAGACAGAAGCCATTTGATGACACACATTAGTTATAGTTTCTAA
- a CDS encoding DNA cytosine methyltransferase: MYKVADIFCGAGGLSYGFSVHPHFELIWANDIDKDAILSYQANHKEAQTILCDIMQLDCHNLPCVSIDILLGGPPCQSYSTLGKRKMDEKANLFKEYLRLLDLVKPKMFVFENVVGLMSMQKGQLFKQICNAFKERGYILEHAILNALDYGVPQIRERVFLVGALKSFKQKFHFPKPIKTHFSLKDALGDLPPIQSGENGDALGYLKNADNVFLEFVRNSKELSEHSSPKNNEKLIKIMQTLKDGQSKDDLPKNLRPKSGYTNTYAKMWWEKPAPTITRNFSTPSSSRCIHPRDSRALSIREGARLQSFPDNYKFCGSSSAKRLQIGNAVPPLLSAALAQAVFDFLRDKNV; encoded by the coding sequence TTGTATAAAGTAGCAGATATTTTTTGTGGTGCTGGAGGATTGAGCTATGGCTTTTCTGTGCATCCCCATTTTGAATTGATATGGGCCAACGATATAGACAAAGACGCTATTTTAAGCTATCAAGCCAATCATAAAGAGGCGCAAACCATTTTATGCGATATTATGCAACTTGATTGCCACAACTTACCATGCGTTTCAATTGATATTCTACTAGGAGGACCACCATGCCAGAGCTATTCTACCCTTGGCAAAAGAAAAATGGATGAAAAAGCGAATCTGTTTAAAGAATATTTGCGGCTCTTAGATTTAGTAAAACCAAAAATGTTTGTTTTTGAAAATGTGGTGGGTTTAATGTCTATGCAAAAAGGGCAATTATTCAAACAAATTTGTAACGCTTTTAAAGAGAGAGGTTATATTTTAGAGCATGCCATTTTAAACGCCCTAGATTATGGTGTGCCTCAAATAAGAGAGCGAGTGTTTTTAGTGGGCGCGCTCAAAAGCTTTAAACAAAAATTCCACTTCCCCAAACCCATAAAAACGCATTTTTCTCTAAAAGACGCTTTAGGGGATTTACCACCCATTCAAAGCGGTGAAAATGGTGATGCTTTAGGTTATCTTAAAAATGCGGATAATGTTTTTTTGGAATTTGTGCGAAATTCTAAAGAATTAAGCGAGCATAGCAGTCCTAAAAATAATGAAAAACTTATAAAAATCATGCAAACGCTAAAAGACGGACAGAGTAAAGATGATTTGCCCAAAAATTTACGCCCCAAAAGTGGTTATACTAATACCTATGCCAAAATGTGGTGGGAAAAACCAGCCCCCACTATTACAAGAAATTTTTCTACCCCAAGCAGTTCTAGGTGTATCCATCCAAGAGACTCTAGAGCGTTAAGCATTAGAGAGGGAGCAAGATTGCAAAGCTTTCCTGATAATTATAAATTCTGTGGGAGCTCTAGTGCTAAAAGATTGCAAATTGGCAATGCCGTGCCGCCTTTATTGAGTGCAGCGCTCGCACAGGCGGTTTTTGATTTTTTAAGGGATAAAAATGTTTGA
- a CDS encoding restriction endonuclease, with protein sequence MFDNNDFKGYRNLLGFNSQNAFKEFLGAKDIQPCVDFNYLNALKKRLIEIFSAINSVYCFKYNEYELECFFKNSIERVFSKIVDTHIIYKLNNQGRRPEEVCFSWMRGFLVAEFFKGFIACLFGAQKETIKFFGGDNFESIENFKRSPKADFLLDNHLLLEVQSGFQGINDIKEHKVIEAKRRLITDKIPTIVVHFDLFNGQVACVEISKIKDNDLNWITRQQMEGQSVFNISQNFFDYKITEIPSKPLS encoded by the coding sequence ATGTTTGATAATAACGATTTTAAAGGTTATAGAAATTTATTGGGTTTTAATTCTCAAAATGCGTTTAAGGAATTTTTAGGTGCTAAAGACATACAACCTTGCGTTGATTTCAATTATTTAAACGCGCTCAAAAAAAGGCTTATTGAAATTTTTAGCGCTATCAATAGTGTTTATTGTTTTAAATATAATGAGTATGAATTGGAATGCTTTTTTAAAAACTCCATAGAGCGAGTGTTTTCAAAGATAGTGGACACTCATATTATTTATAAGCTGAATAATCAAGGCAGAAGACCTGAAGAAGTGTGTTTTTCTTGGATGCGTGGGTTTTTAGTAGCGGAGTTTTTTAAGGGTTTTATCGCTTGTCTTTTTGGCGCACAAAAAGAAACCATCAAATTTTTTGGTGGTGATAATTTTGAGAGCATAGAAAACTTTAAAAGAAGTCCTAAAGCCGATTTTTTGTTAGACAATCATTTATTGCTAGAAGTTCAAAGCGGGTTTCAAGGGATCAATGATATTAAAGAACATAAAGTTATAGAAGCTAAAAGGCGTTTGATAACGGATAAAATTCCTACTATTGTGGTGCATTTTGATCTGTTTAACGGGCAAGTAGCGTGCGTAGAAATTTCTAAAATCAAAGACAATGATTTGAATTGGATAACCCGCCAACAAATGGAAGGGCAGAGCGTTTTTAACATTTCGCAAAACTTTTTTGATTACAAAATTACAGAAATACCTAGTAAGCCACTTTCATAA
- a CDS encoding mobilization protein, translating into MEFLLDVRCVQILNDLKTRHNKSYTKIVENLILNSQISFYKQQKITSALGSLAMLYSSLNATCSNFNQIAYHLNNAALLGENVIHLGLLQDIETQLKAWSEKTKILNLAIKKSAFIVAHCLKGDKKILKGMNL; encoded by the coding sequence ATGGAATTTTTATTGGATGTTAGATGTGTCCAAATTTTAAATGATTTAAAAACTAGGCACAACAAGTCTTACACCAAAATTGTAGAAAATCTTATTTTAAATAGCCAAATTAGTTTCTACAAACAGCAAAAAATCACAAGCGCTTTAGGCAGTTTAGCGATGCTATATAGCTCATTGAATGCGACTTGTTCTAATTTTAACCAGATTGCTTACCATTTAAATAATGCGGCACTTTTAGGAGAAAATGTTATCCATTTGGGCTTATTGCAAGATATTGAAACGCAACTGAAAGCTTGGAGTGAAAAAACAAAAATTTTAAACCTAGCTATCAAAAAAAGCGCTTTCATCGTAGCGCATTGTTTAAAAGGGGATAAGAAAATTTTAAAAGGGATGAATTTATGA
- a CDS encoding catalase family peroxidase, with translation MKKIGLSLCLVFSLGFLKAHEVSAEEIADIFYKLNAKEPKMKINHTKGFCAKGVFLPNPQARKDLDVPLLNKKEIPASVRYSLGGVAMDDKSKVRGMALKLENQNASWTMVMLNTEINFAKNPNEFAQFFEMRIPKNGKVDEARIKKLYEEVPSYKNFAAYTKTIGISSSVANTPYYSVHAFKFKDKKEKLLPARWKFVPKDGIKYLNPQELKQRDSNYLLSSFQQHLKTKPVEYQMYLVFANKNDATNDTTALWKGKHKELLVGTLKVEEYEGMGCNKDVYFPADLPKGVEAPTDPLFQIRNEVYGITFNRRQ, from the coding sequence ATGAAAAAAATTGGTTTGAGCTTGTGTTTGGTTTTTAGCTTGGGTTTTTTAAAAGCCCATGAAGTGAGCGCTGAAGAGATTGCAGATATTTTCTACAAACTCAACGCCAAAGAGCCTAAAATGAAAATCAACCACACTAAGGGGTTTTGCGCTAAAGGCGTGTTCCTCCCTAACCCGCAAGCAAGAAAGGATTTAGATGTGCCATTACTCAATAAAAAAGAAATCCCTGCGTCTGTAAGGTATTCTTTAGGAGGCGTGGCGATGGATGATAAAAGCAAAGTTAGGGGAATGGCGTTAAAATTAGAAAACCAAAACGCTAGCTGGACAATGGTGATGCTCAATACAGAAATCAATTTTGCCAAAAACCCTAACGAATTCGCCCAATTTTTTGAGATGAGAATCCCCAAAAATGGCAAGGTGGATGAAGCAAGAATCAAAAAGCTTTATGAAGAAGTCCCCTCTTATAAGAATTTTGCCGCTTACACAAAAACGATAGGGATTAGCTCAAGCGTGGCTAACACGCCTTATTATAGCGTGCATGCGTTCAAGTTTAAAGATAAGAAAGAAAAATTATTGCCTGCGAGATGGAAATTTGTGCCTAAAGACGGCATCAAGTATCTTAACCCCCAAGAATTAAAGCAAAGAGATTCAAATTATCTGCTTTCTTCATTCCAACAACACCTTAAAACTAAACCCGTAGAATACCAAATGTATCTGGTGTTTGCGAATAAAAATGATGCCACCAACGACACGACTGCACTTTGGAAAGGCAAACACAAGGAATTACTGGTAGGGACATTGAAAGTTGAAGAATACGAAGGAATGGGTTGCAATAAAGATGTGTATTTCCCAGCCGATCTCCCTAAAGGCGTGGAAGCCCCTACTGACCCCTTATTCCAAATAAGGAATGAAGTTTATGGGATCACTTTTAATAGGAGGCAATAA